The stretch of DNA TCCCATGTGCAGggtgagggtttttgtttttgtttttgccaccCTGGACACATGTTGGCCCCCTCGAAGAATTTCTGCGGGGATTTGTACCCCAGAATCCTGTTCCCTCATGCCTTTGCCTTTTCCCCGTCCCACTCCCTGGAGACCCTGGAAGTGATGTGTTCACATACAGTGACCCTTGGCCACCAGACAATACAGGGTGGTACCTGGGGAGCAGCAAGGAAATCACAGGCCCCCTggaccccactccccatccacccCTGAAAAGCATGTTTCTCCCCCACGGCACAAGTCAGGCGAAGCACGTTCTCCTTGGAGGCCCTCGCTTTCCATAGACAACACAGATTTCCTGCTAGAGGGAAGGGAGATCTGCGCATCCCAGCACTGTCTGGAAGCTTGCCTTCCGTGGTCCAGGACACATTTCACTGAATGGAAACATGTTCttgcatgtggatgtgtgtttCCCAGGCAGAGGGTCCTGCCCTCCCCAGCTCTTCCCTGCATCCCCCCACACCTCAGGCCTAGCACACAGTTCCTCCTGGCATAGCAGGTGGGGAAAGACTTCAAGGTGACAGAAGCCACGGGGGCAGGAGGAGTACAAACCTGGTGGGAGATGCTGAGGTGGGGGCATGGCACATGTCACACAAGAAGCCATGCATGTTTGACCTCATGGGGCCTGAGGACAGCTTTCCCTCAGTCCTTGAGATCATTGCTCATCCGTGCCAAACTGGGTAGGGGGGTTAGGAGACTCAAAATGTGCCAAGGATCCCCTAAGTCCTAGTCCAGGGAAGGGAAATGCCAGGGACAGGTGGCAgctaagccccccccccccatgtctcaTCCCTATGTCATTTCTCCTTAACTGCCTTTCTCCTCCATCGCTGGCTCCTTCTTCTATGCTCTCCCCATCTCAGGGTCAGACCAGCCTTCTCTCTTCACCTTCTTTGACCTGCCTCCCCTTCCTGATTGGCTGAGCTGAAGGAAAGGAGCAGTagaaggcgggggggggggggggggacagggaaAAGGGTTACATGGACAGGTTGGGGAGAATGAGGTCAGCTGTACCGAGGAGCAGATGGAGGGGGCCGTGGGGGACAGGGCTTGGGCAGAAACCAGCAGGAGTATTTCAAAAGGAGATGTGGGAGGCAGCTGCCCAGAGGTCTTTAGATTTGGACCTCCAGGGAAGAGAACGACAGGAAAGGTTTAAGGGACACGGGTGAGGAGTGACTGAATCCTCTTGTATTGTGTGGCTTTCTGTGGGATGTTAGTGCCAAACTCGTATAGGGGTAGGGTGCTGTCTTCCACTGACACCCAGAATCCTTGGTCTTGAGTCCCCGGTCCTTTTTCCCACTTCCGCCCATGGAAACGTAGTTCTTTTCTGGCCCTTTCCCTGCCTGGTCTAGCAATTCTTGGAACAGCCATGCCTTCCAAATGCTATCAACCTGGGCCCTGAGCCCTGTAAGCGGacaccccagagctggggtgtggggagggggctgggggaCCCCATGATACAGCCACGGACTCCAATGCCCAGCCCCTTTCCAAACAATCCCAtgtccccaccccaaccctttGCGGCTCTGTACACATTTTTAAACCTGGCAAAAGATGAAgagaatattgtaaatataaaagtttaaCTGTTGGTGTGTCTGCTGTGACGTTAGAAGGTGCTGGAGAGGGTACCCAGCCCTGGTTGTGTCTGTCATGTTAGGTGCTGGGAAGAAGTACCCAACCTTTTTCAGGAAACTCAAGATCTGAGGGGAAATAGCAAGAGAGGTTGCCATAATAACGGGATTGGATGGCTAAGGTAAGGAGCAGGATGGGCAAATAGCTAGACACCTGCATCGTAGCATCCAGGAGGCTGCTGTAGAGGACCACAAACTGACCAGCCTTAACTACATGcagtggcggtggtggcgcacgcctttaatcccaggatttgggggcataggcaggcggatctctgagttcaaggccagcctggtctacagagcaaagttccaggacaggctcccaaactacagagaaactctgcctcaaaaagcaataaaaaaaaaaaaagatgctagaCATGGTGCGcactgtgatcccagtacttgagaggaagagacaggaggatctggaTTTCAGATCACTCCTGGCTCTGTGGAGGCCAGGATCAGAAGCTGTCGGTGGGGTCTAAGAGCTTGGTGTCACCTTAGCAGGAACAGGAGGTGAGGAGAGCAGATGCTAATGGACTGGAGAGCCAGCAAGGCTGGATAGAAGAGATGCAAGGAACTGTTTGCCCTGCCAAGGCCTGGGCTAAGGTTGGAGAGCCAGCCTGGGCCTAGCGCCTTGAGTAGCATCTTGGCACATTGTGAGGGAAAGCCTCAGCATCATTGTGACCCGGACACTCTCAGGGTCAGGCTGGCAGGCCAGTGGGCACTAGGGTTAGTAGATTGGGGTCCTAAGGGCCCTGGTGGCCCTAGGGACCACCATGGCCATGGCTGAGAGGCCGCGGCCTGAGTGGGCCTCATATCAAAACACCAACAACTGCCAGGACATGGGAAATTCCATCCTCCTGCTGCTGGGTCTCATCATCTGTATCAACATCGGCATCAACCTGGTGACCCTGGTCAGGGGTGGAGGGTGTGAATGGGGGTGGATGGGAGGCAGGCCTGGTTATGAGAATCTACTCGTGGTCATCATGTCCTCCTATACCTAGCTCTGGGGCCGTCTTCGCATCATCCTACACCAAATGTTCCATATCATTTGTGAGAAAGGTAAGGACAGCTGGGTTTGGGGCCTCTGAGCAGCAGAAACCAGGCTTCTCTCCCACCTGACCCTAAGCGGCTTCTTATGACTGAAGGGCAGCTTCTCTCTCAaagccccaccctccctccctgtaGAAGCCAGCCTCTCCAACAGCCTCACCTTTCCCCAATTCACAGAAACTACTAAATTATCCTCACCTGGGAGGCAGACCCAGCCCTCAAGGAAGCAGCCCTGCTCTGAAGTCCATCTTCGATGTACTATGGACCCTGTGAAAATGACCGTGACCCCGCCACCAACTCGTCGTCACCGCCGTAGGGCCTCTCCATCTCGCCGCGCCCGCCGCCCAGCACCTTGGGTCCCTGACGCTGACTATGAGAAGCCTCCGCATCAGCACCAGGAAATCTGCTCCCACCACTGGGATGGTCCTAAGGACTGGGAAGGTTTCCAACCCGTGCAGGAGATCTGGGATCCTTGGACTCAAGATGGTCTAGAGCAGTCTCCCCAGACCATCCGCTTCCAGGCACCAGTAGAGGGAAGGCCTCTCAAAAGAGAGATGCAATCAGAGCAGGGCCTAGAGGCCTCTGTGTATACTGTGAACCCCCCACCTCCCAACCCAGAGGCGCTGAGCCATAAAAACaatggggtggggctggggacaggTGCCGAGGGTGAACAAGGACAGTGTCAGCCTCCCTCACCACCCTTCCTGGGTCCAGCGAACATCCCTGAGATACCCCAGCGCCATTCTCCCGGCCGAATAGTGTATGATGCCCGAGATGTGAGGCGCCGGCTCCGAGAACTGACCCGGGAGGTGGAGGCTTTGTCTCATTGTTACCCCTTGGTTTCTGGGTCCAGCACAGCTGAGGGGACAAGCCAGGATTGGGTGTATCGTCCCCTGAAGGGAAGATGACTGGggggaaaataaaaaggagagaagaggtggTTTATGGTGGTCTGAGGAGCGGGTCTTCACAGCGCTCAGAATCCCTGGTTGCTAAGAGAATGACCTCCCTTGAAATAGCCTAAAGAGCCCTGGGAACCCTTGTCAACTTCTTGCCTTCATAGGCCCTGACCTGAGCCCTTCTCAAGGGCCTTCTTGACGCCAAGGCTCCCAACTGGCCTCTGCCCTGTTTTCTTTAGTGCCCAGAGAAGCCACCAAATCCAGCCAGATCCAAAGGCAGTTCTGCACTAGAGGAAAGGCCTCAGATCCCATGGCCATAGCTGAGGTCGAGGGAGCCCAAGTTTAGGCTACAGATCCAGCAGAAGCAGGGGTCCCTCCAATGCTCTAGTTTTCTTGGGCAAGGGAGGGTTTCTAGGCTCTTACAACCTCCCTGGCAGAACCTGAAGATCCTGCAACCCTTGAGAATAGATTTAGAAGCAGAGGGTAAAATGACAGGGATACTCTCAAGAGACACCATTTCATCTCTTAGCCTTCTGTGGTTTTATGCCTCTCCATGTCACAAGTAAAGATGGAGGCTCAAGTCACCAAGAAACCTGCTTGTGGCCACAGATACTTAGGGTTTTCTATCCCACTTTCCCCATTCCTGCTGGTGGATAAATTCCCATTGCCAATGAATTAGCCTACATTTTACCATGTGACCACTTCTGAATATTCCATCCACTGgaccaaagagaaaatgaaccctgccctgctcccagATGGCTGAGATTCTCCTATGCATGTGGACACAATCTTGGGAGCAAGAAACCACGCGAGCCCAGGCTGGAGGGGATGGACATCCTGGAATGGGAGCATATTTTCTGTGAGTCACCCTGCTTTTCTGTTTGCATCCAACTGGAGCTACTGAAGTTCAGTGGTAGCACAAGGCTGTAATCCTGgttttcaggaggctgaggcaggaggataactgcAAGTTCAAAACTAGACAGGTTtacctccctcatcagctcgaagagcaatctgggttccctgacctgtgggaagtccaaggagggggagggaaatgggaggcggtggcggggaggaggcagaaatctttaataaataaataaatttaaaaaaaaaactagacaggTTTACATACCCGGCTGTAGGCTAGATGGGGCTACAATAGCAAGATGCCAtatcagcaaaacaaaaaaactccaagCAAAATGGTATTGATTATTTCCAGTTAATTTTATTCTGTGGGGACACAGTAAGCAAGCGCTGTGTATTCGGAGACCATAGAAAAcacctttcctccatttctgctgAATAGTTTGCTGTATAAAACATTCTCGGCAGATGGAAGCAGGAATATCAAGGAGTTCAAGAATGTCCTTAACTACGTAGATTGCCAAGGTCACCCTTGCTTACCCACGACCctggaccctatctcaaaacaacacagaaaatgaTTTGTAGGCAGGGTGTAGATGGTgctcgtgcctgtaatcccagcactctggaggcaaaggcaggatgcttcttacaagttcaaggcccatTAGAtcttaagttccaggccagggaggATTACATAAGAccctattttatctttttgagacagggtccttggctggcctggaagtcactggAAGGTCATGGTTGGTCTAGAACTTAAAGAAtctgccctgtctctgcctctggagtgctaggattaatggcatgtgccacgcCAAACCtgaccctctttttttttttttttagacttttttttttttaattagatgtCTATATGAGGGCAGGTGTGTGGCACTTGAGTGCAGTTGCCAGTGTAGTACAGAAGAGGGCGTTCAATCCTCTGGAACCAAAGTTCTAAGtacttgtgagccacccaacCTGGGTAGTGGGAacggaacttgggtcctctgcaagagtagtatgcCCGCtgaactgctgacccatctctctatctcttgctagattttatcattaaaacaaacaccccccccccccgcacttgCAGTCAGGGTGCTACTTTCATAGATAAATGACTGTTAATCTAGTTTACATGAAAGACTGCTCCTCATATCAACAGTTACATCTATCTTATGCTTTGTTAACTTTGTGAACTGTTTAATGTTTTTCTAGAGCTGAGTAAACATGTCTGGAAGTACACGGAAGTACTTaactaacgtgtgtgtgtgtgtgtgtgtgtgtgtgtgtgcgcgcgcgtgtgatTGAGATAGCATCACTAGCtccaggatgacctggaactagACCTTGTCTCAGCCACTCCAGCAACCAGGACTGACAGCCCTCTCAACCCAGGCATGAACTGAGACATATCAACAGGCTACGTATGCTGCCATGTCTCAGAAGAGACGTGGATATCTTGGCCCTGTGAAGACTGTCTCAGGACTGTAGCTACCATACTTTCTGATCAGAAGCCAGATGTGGGGTGAAGAGTGGAGGCGGAGCAGACTGACCTCAAGTGCAGCAGGGTCCTGTTCTATCAGACGGAGGGCAAGGATAAGCATTGTCGTGTATGGAGTCAGACCAATGAATAAAAGAGCTTCTGTCTCTCCATTATGACTCTAACCTGCCTCATTATGACCTGGCTCCCTCTCCCAGATAGTAAGCATCTCTCAGTACTGGCATGAATACAGTGTGGgttgggctgggggggggggtggcccAGGTGGCCTTCGGACCCCCCCACCATGGAAAACCAGCTGTGGCAGGGCACGTTGGGGTGCTGCAATCAATACCAAGAAAGCTCCCAGGATGCTGAGGACATCCTATTCCTGCTGCTGGGTCTCATCATTCTTGTCAACATCAGCATCAACGTGACAACTGTGGTCAGTGATTACTGGGGCTCACCCATAGGGATGAAGACATGGGGGGGATTGTTAGGAATGGAGACGGTATTAAAAAGCCGGTCTTCATTCCCATCTCCCCACCAACCCCAGGTGTGGCATGGGATCCAGAATGCCTTAGACAAGATGATCTGTTGGATGTGTGAGAGAAGTAAGTGTGCTAGACACAGTGccacacgcacacagagagatCCTAAAAAATCAGGACCAACTGTTCTTAACCCTGAACTTTTTGGCTCTTGTCTGTAGCAGATGAAGTCCAGGCTACAGAATGTGCCCCCACAGGGCCCCCAGCCAACGTCCAGGACGTCCACATCCATTGTGTCCTGGACCCTGTACAGGTGAAGATGGCACAACCCACAcactgctcctcttcctcctaccaCTATCTCCGTCAGCGCTATAGCAGCAGGCGCCGCCGCAGGCGCTGCCGCAATCGCCTTCACCAGCAGGGCAGCCACAACCGCTACCCACTGGGCCGCCACAGCCACCAGCAGAGGTTTCCAAACAATAGGCAGCTCGCCCGTGGCTGCCCACCCTTCCGTAAACAACCTCAAAGCTACAAGCCGTCACAGCCGAGGCCACTGCCCTTTTTTGACCTGGAAGACCGGGATTCCCTTCCGGAGGATGACCAGTCCTGTCCGCATCCCAAACACCCGCACAGGGGCTGGCGAGGTTTTTATAAGCCAATAGGTCGGGCTTCCAAAGTGGGACTGTGGGGCCGCCAGGGAGGAATCCTGGCCAGCCTCCCGCTACCCTCTCTCTACCTGTCACCGGAGCTGCGCCGCTTGCCCAAGCGGGTAGAAGCCAAGTCAGAACTGAGGCTACAGGCTTTCGGTCCCCGTTACTCACAGTCCCGGATTTGGGGTAACGTGGAAGCTGAGCAGTGGGCCTCCTCGCCACCACCTGCCCGCCGGCTGCTTCCTAGTCCTTCCTGGGTCACTGTGGGCTACAGCCCTTTCCCTTCAAGGGGCCACATACCGCCTGATGCGTGGGATCAGCGACGGCGTGGGGTAGAAGGCTCTGAGGCACCACCGGCCTCTGCATGCAGGAACCCCAGGCCAGAGGCCCAGGGGTACCGGGAGCACAACTCCCCACAGGCCCACCGGCAGAACTTCCCTAGCTATACTCACAGCCAACCCACCTACAGCCCACCGCAGTCCTTAGGACACATGGGttacagctccagggaatctcaTGAGGTCCGTAGGCGGGCAGCTCATCCGCTGACCACTTCCACCTCCCTCACAGTATTGGGCGAGGCTTCATACCAAAGGGCTCCAGCTGCCGGGTCGGGCTTGATGATGCCTCACTCCCCCCAGCCCTTGCCTGAAGTGCAGGCTTCCGATCCAGCCCCACCTCCAACCACCTTTGTTCCGCTCAGTCGGAATCCAGGTGGCAATGCCAGCTACCAGGTGTATGACAGCCTGGAGCTGAAGAGGCAGGTGCAGGAGAGCAGAGGGCGGGCcagctccctgccaccacctTCCACCTCAGCTTCAAGGCCCTCTCTGCACAGAAGTCGGACAGGGAAACTTAACTGACCAGCAGGTGAATGCGGGCAGCAGAGCGGGGCATGGAGAAAGGAATAAAGAGGAGTCGGGAAACCCTTGTCATCTGTGGTTTGGAAACAGCCCTTCTCTCCTCAGCCAGGGATTCCTGCTAAGAGAAGCCAGTCTCCCCTTGGCAGTCTCCCGTAGCTCACGGGGCCATAATCCTGCCAGTGGGCCCCTCTTGTTCCTGTCTGCAAAGTCTGAAGCTGTAAACTGCGAAGCCCAGGTCTTCAGGGCTCCCACTGGGTTTTAGTTCTTCTGCTTCCCAAAAGAGACAGACTCAGTTCTGCTCAAGAAGCGGGGACtcgagctgggcggtggtggcacacgcctttaatcccagcactcgggaggcagaggcagaggcaggtggatctctgtgagttcgaggtcagcctggtctacaagagctaggtccaggacagcctccaaagctacagagaaaccctgtctcaaaaaacaaaaaacaaaaacagaaaaaaaaacaataacaacaataataaaaggaTAGTAGAATGCAAGAAACTGGGACCAGGGCTTGGTAAAGGTGGCTCTTTGGTTGAGTACTTGccacttttgcagaggacctggattcagtgtccagcacccacgtgtgactcacaaccatttgtaattccagttccagggggtcccgatgtcctcttctgacctccatgtatacCCGGCAAAAtgtgacacacatatatacagtcaaaacactcatatacataaaataaaattggggggagggaagggagaaaaagagactgAGGTCAGACATCTGGCAGATAatagctgggctggagagatggttcagtggtttaagagttctggctgctcttccagaggtcctgggttcaattctcagcaaccacatggcagctcataactgtctaactcctgttccaggggacctgacaccctcacacagacatatgtgcaggcaaaataccgatgtacaccaaattaaaaaaataaaaaataaagcgtGAGGCCAAGCACAGGAAGACAACCAAGGCTCTAGACTCAGCCCAGCTTCCCAGTCTTGAGTGACCAAGCACAGGAAGATGACCAAGGCTCTAGACTCAGCCAGGGCTTCCCAGTCTTGAGAGACCAAGGGCTGAGACTCTGGGCTTCTACTGCAGGAGGGATGACCTCAGCTCGCTGTAGGGGGGATAGTTGATAAAACGGAGGGGTGCTGACCTATAGGTTTAGGTTGCTAGGACCTGGTTACTAGGGAGCTTCATCCTGGACCCTTCTCTTCCACCGTCCCATTGTGATCCCAACCACCTGCTCCATTATGATGCAggccttctccctccctcactaGGGAAGTCTGCTTCCTAGTATGTGGGGGCCATGGGGCCCAGGTAGTCCTAGAACCCCAGGTCATGGGTGAACAAGTCTACCACGGAGCCCAACCATGCTCTGGCACCAACCTCAGGAGATGCCAAGATTTAGGAGATTCAATTCTGCTGATTCTGGGCAGCTTCATCTTGCTCAACGTGGGAATCAATGTGGTGACTCTGGTCAGGGAAGGGTCTGGGCATCAGGTGGAGGGGGCAGGGTNNNNNNNNNNNNNNNNNNNNNNNNNNNNNNNNNNNNNNNNNNNNNNNNNNNNNNNNNNNNNNNNNNNNNNNNNNNNNNNNNNNNNNNNNNNNNNNNNNNNNNNNNNNNNNNNNNNNNNNNNNNNNNNNNNNNNNNNNNNNNNNNNNNNNNNNNNNNNNNNNNNNNNNNNNNNNNNNNNNNNNNNNNNNNNNNNNNNNNNNNNNNNNNNNNNNNNNNNNNNNNNNNNNNNNNNNNNNNNNNNNNNNNNNNNNNNNNNNNNNNNNNNNNNNNNNNNNNNNNNNNNNNNNNNNNNNNNNNNNNNNNNNNNNNNNNNNNNNNNNNNNNNNNNNNNNNNNNNNNNNNNNNNNNNNNNNNNNNNNNNNNNNNNNNNNNNNNNNNNNNNNNNNNNNNNNNNNNNNNNNNNNNNNNNNNNNNNNNNNNNNNNNNNNNNNNNNNNNNNNNNNNNNNNNNNNNNNNNNNNNNNNNNNNNNNNNNNNNNNNNNNNNNNNNNNNNNNNNNNNNNNNNNNNNNNNNNNNNNNNNNNNNNNNNNNNNNNNNNNNNNNNNNNNNNNNNNNNNNNNNNNNNNNNNNNNNNNNNNNNNNNNNNNNNNNNNNNNNNNNNNNNNNNNNNNNNNNNNNNNNNNNNNNNNNNNNNNNNNNNNNNNNNNNNNNNNNNNNNNNNNNNNNNNNNNNNNNNNNNNNNNNNNNNNNNNNNNNNNNNNNNNNNNNNNNNNNNNNNNNNNNNNNNNNNNNNNNNNNNNNNNNNNNNNNNNNNNNNNNNNNNNNNNNNNNNNNNNNNNNNNNNNNNNNNNNNNNNNNNNNNNNNNNNNNNNNCAGGGTCTGGGCATCAGGTGGAGAGGCAGGGTCTGGGCATCAGGTGGAGGGGGCAGGGTCTGGGCATCAGGTGGAGGGGCAGGGTCTGGACAGCAGGTAGAAGGGACTCTGGGcttcctttgcttgtttgttttgagacaaagtctcactatgtggctcgATTTGAATTCCAAACTTAAGGATTAAGATCtccttgcctcagtctcctgtgtgccaccatgcttagccTGAGATCTGGGGTGTTCGAGGGGCTAAAGTGGAAGGGCTGCTAGGATACAGTCAGACAAATGTCAGCCCTCAGGGTTCGCCTCACTTCTGggctttccttcctctgcttccctcagcTCTGGAAGCATCTGAAGAACTCACTGCGGATTCTTTTCCATCACTTTTTCCCCAAAGGTGAGTGGGTGCCTGCGTGGTCTCCCGGGTATGTGGCTTGTCCCCTTTGCTCCAGTCCCAGTTCCCACCGGGCACCTGTCTTTCCCTGCAGACAAACTAGCCGCTGGTCTGAGCAGCCGCCCCATGTACATGCGCTGCATCACGGACCCCAAGAACCTGTGCTCAAGGATGCCTTCCCGATTTCACGGCCCCGGTTTCCTCCTGGGGCGTCTCAGTCACTTGGACTCTTGGATACCAGACACAAATGATGAGAACGTTTCTAGGTGCTGCTGGATGCCACCCCAGTGTGGACATGGCAGAGCTCCTACAGAAGATCCGTGGGAACTGTGGAAAGAGGAACTGATGGGAGCTGGGGAAGCCCCTCAGGCCACAGTCATGAAGACTCAGGCGTCTTTGTTTTTCAGGTCAGAGGTTTCTCCCCAGATTCCAAAGATATGCCAGCTGAACACGAGCatacttcctccttcctcaccccAGGAGAACAAGACCAAGTCAGATGACAGCCCACCCCACACTCTGGCCCAGACTCAGCCTTCAGAACGCACTCAGTTAAGGGCACAGGGCCTTGAATATACCTCAGCCCAGACCCCACCAGCCCACGCGCCAGATTTTACCTCAGCTCCTATCCCAGCCCTCAGTGGAAGCCCAATACCAGCCAAGGCTTtacccccagcccccaccctgtCCTATCCCCCAGTCCAGGCCCCAACCCATAGTAAAACCCATACCTTCGATGAGGCCCAGTCCCAGAGCCTGCCCCCTATCACACTCCAGGGGCCAGCCCACAACCCTGAACAAACCTCAGCCCACACATCACCTCAACTCCCAATCCAGGCTCCTGCTGATGCTTCCTTCCAATCCCAAGGCCATGACCCAGTCCAAATTCTAGTACACACCTTGACCCACCCCCACGCTGAAGGACCTGAGCAAACATCTCCAGCCTCAGCACATGGGCCATCTCATTCCCTACTTCCCTCGTGTGCCCATACCCCAGGGCCTAGCCCAACCTCTGCCCCAGCCCCTTGTAGTCTGGCCCCTGTCCCAGCCTGTGCCCCAGATCCTGCTCTAGCGCTGTCTATGACCATGAAGACTACCCAAGCCTCTGCTCAAGTCCCTGTCACCACCTCTACCCCTACCCTACCTCCCGTTCCTTCTATGCTGACTTCCTTTTACCCCCACCTCTCCACTGGCCATACGGTTTATGATGCTCGCCGAGTAAAGCAGAACGTCTCCTGTAAGTACAGCTCCCAAAGCTCGAGGTGTTTCAGGAAGGACTTGAACATCTCCAGGCCCCACGAAGTGAAGGGTCTGGTAAATTCTGGCACTGCTGAACAAGCACAAAAGCAGCATGGGGAAGACAGTGCTGAGCCTCCCACCGGCTCTATACTTGGTTACATGGAGTTGGGGAACATGGAATGGAAAATCTCAGATAATGCCAAAGATAAGTTCTCCCAGCCCAAGACCTTCCCTTTCTGCAGCTTTCATCCTTGCTGTTCTGAGAGCCAAGACGGAGACTCCCAGGCGCCAGTCTATCCCAAGTTCCTGGTCTACACACAGGATGTCACTCCTAAGC from Microtus ochrogaster isolate Prairie Vole_2 chromosome 7, MicOch1.0, whole genome shotgun sequence encodes:
- the Spem1 gene encoding spermatid maturation protein 1 → MAMAERPRPEWASYQNTNNCQDMGNSILLLLGLIICINIGINLVTLLWGRLRIILHQMFHIICEKETTKLSSPGRQTQPSRKQPCSEVHLRCTMDPVKMTVTPPPTRRHRRRASPSRRARRPAPWVPDADYEKPPHQHQEICSHHWDGPKDWEGFQPVQEIWDPWTQDGLEQSPQTIRFQAPVEGRPLKREMQSEQGLEASVYTVNPPPPNPEALSHKNNGVGLGTGAEGEQGQCQPPSPPFLGPANIPEIPQRHSPGRIVYDARDVRRRLRELTREVEALSHCYPLVSGSSTAEGTSQDWVYRPLKGR
- the Spem2 gene encoding uncharacterized protein SPEM2; amino-acid sequence: MENQLWQGTLGCCNQYQESSQDAEDILFLLLGLIILVNISINVTTVVWHGIQNALDKMICWMCERNEVQATECAPTGPPANVQDVHIHCVLDPVQVKMAQPTHCSSSSYHYLRQRYSSRRRRRRCRNRLHHHQQRFPNNRQLARGCPPFRKQPQSYKPSQPRPLPFFDLEDRDSLPEDDQSCPHPKHPHRGWRGFYKPIGRASKVGLWGRQGGILASLPLPSLYLSPELRRLPKRVEAKSELRLQAFGPRYSQSRIWGNVEAEQWASSPPPARRLLPSPSWVTVGYSPFPSRGHIPPDAWDQRRRGVEGSEAPPASACRNPRPEAQGYREHNSPQAHRQNFPSYTHSQPTYSPPQSLGHMGYSSRESHEVRRRAAHPLTTSTSLTVLGEASYQRAPAAGSGLMMPHSPQPLPEVQASDPAPPPTTFVPLSRNPGGNASYQVYDSLELKRQVQESRGRASSLPPPSTSASRPSLHRSRTGKLN